A stretch of the Massilia sp. W12 genome encodes the following:
- the ribH gene encoding 6,7-dimethyl-8-ribityllumazine synthase codes for MSVENYEANLSGEDLRIGIVQARFNQDVCHGLLSACLAELKHLGVADEDILHVTVPGALEIPLALKKMAETLQFDALIALGAVIRGETYHFELVSNESGAGISRIGLDYGIPIANAVLTTENDEQAEARMAEKGTDAARVAVEMANLCMALETLVDEIEQEE; via the coding sequence ATGAGCGTTGAAAACTACGAAGCCAATCTGAGTGGCGAAGACTTGCGTATCGGCATCGTGCAGGCGCGCTTTAACCAGGATGTGTGCCACGGCCTGCTGTCGGCCTGTCTGGCGGAATTAAAACATCTGGGCGTGGCCGATGAGGATATTTTGCACGTCACCGTGCCGGGCGCGCTGGAAATCCCGCTGGCGTTGAAAAAAATGGCGGAAACCCTGCAATTTGACGCCCTGATTGCATTGGGTGCGGTGATTCGCGGCGAAACCTACCATTTTGAACTGGTTTCCAATGAATCCGGGGCCGGCATCAGCCGCATCGGCCTGGACTACGGCATTCCGATCGCCAACGCCGTGCTGACCACTGAAAACGATGAGCAGGCCGAAGCGCGCATGGCGGAAAAAGGCACCGACGCCGCCCGCGTGGCAGTCGAGATGGCGAATCTGTGCATGGCGCTGGAAACGCTGGTGGACGAGATCGAACAGGAAGAATAA